One Zootoca vivipara chromosome 9, rZooViv1.1, whole genome shotgun sequence DNA window includes the following coding sequences:
- the FABP2 gene encoding fatty acid-binding protein, intestinal, which produces MAFDGTWKVEKSENYEKFMEAMGINLVKRKLGAHDNLKIIIQQDGNKFTIKESSNFRTIEIVFNLKENFDYSLADGTELHGNWDIKDSQLVGTFNRKDNGKELKALREIVGDEMIQTYVYEGVTAKRIFKRG; this is translated from the exons ATGGCATTTGATGGCACCTGGAAGGTGGAGAAGAGTGAAAACTATGAGAAGTTCATGGAGGCGATGG GTATTAATTTAGTAAAGAGAAAGCTAGGGGCCCATGACAACCTGAAGATCATTATTCAACAAGACGGAAACAAATTCACCATCAAAGAATCCAGCAATTTTCGAACAATAGAGATAGTATTCAACCTGAAAGAGAATTTTGACTACAGCTTGGCTGACGGAACTGAACTCCAT GGCAACTGGGACATAAAAGACAGCCAGCTTGTAGGCACATTCAACCGGAAAGATAACGGGAAGGAACTTAAGGCACTGAGAGAAATCGTAGGAGATGAAATGATTCAG ACTTACGTCTATGAAGGAGTTACAGCGAAGAGAATCTTCAAGAGAGGTTGA